A window from Salvia miltiorrhiza cultivar Shanhuang (shh) chromosome 2, IMPLAD_Smil_shh, whole genome shotgun sequence encodes these proteins:
- the LOC131007845 gene encoding proline-rich receptor-like protein kinase PERK10: MFGTDDEDDSGDPKSPDFMVGVEATVEDFSSPSPFPTTHSPSPIFSPSAPSATTVTPTDRPFTDVPSPTAATAAVNTSTANTTSSHRATPNVPSSPATPPPSPPPPPQPPPPITPSGNPPPTPTPPSQSPPYPTHRCRNKKILLLGYGDDDLDPPGNPVPVSGNQIIEGETPPSPFPLISIYLRRARVCRDSLRPLVEIHSWPRSKNEEPNPSIIFGPNMSGPIALIEAAHDPSAQARHSSFLRDYEIGVLPRPQGLSLLLTTPHHVVDVKEKDRGLGQEVQLCGEPPPNLVGTPS; this comes from the exons ATGTTCGGCACTGACGACGAGGATGACTCCGGCGATCCTAAATCTCCAGATTTCATGGTTGGAGTTGAAGCTACGGTGGAGGATTTCTCAAGTCCTTCACCATTCCCAACCACTCACAGCCCCTCTCCGATTTTCTCGCCGTCGGCACCCTCCGCCACCACCGTTACTCCAACAGATCGGCCCTTTACTGATGTTCC TTCTCCaaccgccgccaccgccgccgtcaaCACCTCCACCGCCAATACCACCTCCTCCCACCGAGCCACCCCAAACGTACCGTCTTCCCCTGCAAcaccaccaccatcgccgccgccaccaccacaaCCACCGCCACCAATAACTCCTTCGGGAAATCCCCCACCAACGCCCACCCCACCTAGTCAGTCACCACCGTATCCGACCCACCGTTGCCGCAACAAAAAAATACTCCTTCTGGGTTATGGAGACGATGACCTTGATCCACCAGGCAATCCTGTTCCGGTATCTGGTAATCAAATTATTGAGGGTGAAACCCCGCCGTCGCCGTTCCCACTAATCTCAATCTATCTACGGCGAGCTAGGGTATGTCGTGACTCGTTAAGGCCGCTAGTTGAGATTCATAGTTGGCCCAGGTCTAAAAATGAAGAGCCCAACCCAAGCATTATATTTGGGCCCAATATGAGTGGCCCTATAGCTTTGATTGAGGCTGCCCACGACCCAAGTGCACAAGCTCGCCACAGTAGCTTTCTCCGAGATTATGAAATTGGGGTTCTTCCACGGCCTCAAGGCTTGTCTCTGCTATTAACCACGCCACATCATGTCGTCGACGTCAAGGAGAAGGATCGTGGACTTGGTCAAGAAGTTCAGCTATGTGGCGAACCGCCGCCGAATCTCGTGGGCACGCCTAGCTGA